The proteins below come from a single Thalassotalea ponticola genomic window:
- a CDS encoding TniB family NTP-binding protein, which yields MVIKNNSNYPFIKIPSSLVKHDSLEVAWQRICRVHAMHTQPKNKKGVLIYGESGEGKSFLAEQYEALFPPRKVREKTFRPVFRYRFKQSNKQIDDILKLLIKALGTTPPKGKTEPGELDEQFRHLVKELGVELIILDEIQQVLPNTDGVTALNTLKYFCSLLDELPASIVFIGSERAMRLLTFGKTDKTVDDNEQLSRRMMRSVKLEKIEPRTDDWLECINWFIDKIGFPFLNYKDGPLLNRLYLAYMERSFSTLESLFLLEDMSDIKDKSVLLSKLKENYSMYGKAKLNPFCSDDLPDSEVNTLVNRIFQTGH from the coding sequence ATGGTAATAAAAAATAATTCAAACTATCCTTTTATAAAAATTCCTAGCTCATTAGTAAAACATGATTCATTAGAAGTGGCTTGGCAAAGAATATGTCGTGTGCATGCAATGCATACTCAGCCTAAAAATAAAAAAGGGGTTCTCATATATGGGGAATCCGGTGAGGGAAAATCATTTCTAGCTGAACAATATGAGGCTCTATTTCCACCAAGAAAAGTTCGAGAAAAAACGTTTAGACCTGTTTTTAGATATCGCTTCAAACAATCCAATAAGCAGATAGATGATATATTAAAGCTCTTAATCAAAGCACTCGGAACAACGCCACCAAAGGGTAAGACAGAGCCTGGAGAGTTAGATGAACAGTTTCGTCACTTAGTTAAAGAGCTGGGTGTTGAACTTATTATTTTAGATGAAATACAACAAGTTTTACCCAACACCGACGGTGTCACAGCACTCAATACGCTCAAATACTTTTGTAGCTTGCTTGATGAGCTTCCAGCCTCAATCGTGTTTATTGGTAGTGAACGGGCTATGAGACTACTAACCTTTGGGAAAACAGATAAAACTGTAGATGATAATGAGCAGTTGAGCCGCAGAATGATGCGCTCTGTAAAGTTAGAAAAAATAGAGCCTCGAACTGACGACTGGCTTGAATGTATCAATTGGTTTATCGACAAAATAGGCTTTCCATTTTTAAATTACAAAGATGGGCCTTTACTCAATAGGTTATATCTCGCCTATATGGAACGCAGTTTCAGTACGCTAGAGAGCTTGTTTTTACTTGAAGACATGTCGGATATAAAAGATAAATCGGTGCTACTGTCAAAGTTGAAAGAGAACTACTCCATGTACGGAAAAGCCAAATTAAACCCATTTTGTTCAGACGACCTTCCTGATAGTGAAGTCAATACCCTTGTTAATCGTATTTTTCAAACAGGCCACTAG